A part of Candidatus Cloacimonadota bacterium genomic DNA contains:
- a CDS encoding GNAT family N-acetyltransferase, translating to MPMKEMNKYDAYYNNYLCINEDDLKNNITIFPCPQRDKPLNLVFINNLIVSKIDNKMVFSISPKFYTEFCKYIEKVEITNIDDNNFLMAIDDFFADYLENYSIRRMYRLTVNEDQFRYPPHFDKVMTISDKDEYLKLLGTRGRKYKEKQWQKRKRIIQDGCFFTIFENNELASRAVISDIDFNGANIVVVTHPKYRQRGYGKAVVAKTVEWCVKNNKIPIYWVASSNIPSIKLAKNLGFQVKSKEMVITRPK from the coding sequence ATGCCAATGAAAGAGATGAACAAATACGATGCCTACTATAACAATTATTTATGTATAAATGAAGATGATTTGAAAAATAATATAACTATTTTTCCCTGTCCACAAAGGGATAAACCATTAAATCTCGTATTTATTAACAATTTAATTGTCTCCAAAATTGATAACAAAATGGTTTTTTCAATATCTCCAAAATTTTATACAGAATTTTGTAAATATATAGAGAAAGTAGAAATTACAAACATAGATGATAATAATTTTCTGATGGCAATTGACGATTTCTTTGCTGATTATCTTGAAAACTATTCTATAAGACGAATGTATAGGTTAACTGTCAATGAAGACCAATTCAGATATCCGCCACATTTTGATAAGGTAATGACAATATCTGATAAAGATGAGTATTTGAAATTGCTTGGCACGAGAGGAAGAAAATATAAAGAAAAACAATGGCAGAAAAGAAAAAGAATTATCCAGGATGGTTGTTTTTTTACAATTTTTGAAAATAATGAACTTGCTTCGCGTGCTGTAATTTCTGATATTGATTTTAATGGTGCGAATATTGTAGTTGTTACTCATCCGAAATACAGACAACGAGGTTATGGCAAAGCAGTTGTAGCAAAAACTGTTGAATGGTGCGTTAAAAATAATAAGATACCAATTTATTGGGTGGCTTCATCAAATATTCCATCAATTAAGTTAGCTAAGAATTTGGGCTTTCAGGTGAAATCAAAGGAAATGGTTATTACAAGGCCTAAATGA
- the rsmI gene encoding 16S rRNA (cytidine(1402)-2'-O)-methyltransferase codes for MKEGILYLVATPIGNLEDITFRAVRILREVDLIAAEDTRTSSVLLKQYEISTPLTSYHKFNEKQKAEFLIGQLKSGKSVAVVSDAGTPGISDPSEVILKECIKNSIPVIPIPGPSAVITALSASGLSTNSFSFWGFVPKTKSKQIEFLQDLISRKETMIFYESPKRVKQTLNAFLEVFGNRQIVVAKELTKIYETFFRGSIKEVLVQLDEKILKGEFVILLEGAGEKEISNSEIEKLLREKIVNGLSKSEAVKKVSKKFNIKKNRVYQVSLRI; via the coding sequence ATGAAAGAAGGAATACTATATCTTGTTGCTACACCAATTGGCAATCTGGAAGATATTACTTTCAGGGCAGTAAGAATTTTGAGAGAAGTTGACCTTATTGCAGCGGAAGACACCAGAACTTCCTCGGTTTTACTCAAGCAATACGAAATTTCAACTCCACTCACAAGCTATCATAAATTTAATGAAAAGCAAAAGGCAGAGTTTCTCATTGGGCAATTAAAATCTGGCAAAAGTGTTGCAGTAGTTTCTGATGCAGGTACACCTGGCATTTCTGACCCATCAGAAGTTATTCTTAAGGAATGCATCAAAAATAGTATTCCAGTCATTCCTATTCCTGGGCCTTCCGCAGTTATTACTGCACTCTCTGCATCAGGACTTTCAACTAATTCATTCTCTTTCTGGGGATTTGTTCCAAAAACAAAGAGCAAACAAATTGAGTTTTTACAAGACCTGATTTCAAGAAAAGAAACTATGATTTTCTATGAATCACCGAAAAGAGTGAAACAAACACTAAATGCATTTTTAGAAGTTTTTGGTAATCGTCAAATTGTAGTTGCGAAAGAATTAACAAAAATCTATGAAACCTTTTTCCGCGGTTCTATCAAAGAAGTATTAGTTCAATTGGATGAAAAAATTTTGAAAGGTGAATTTGTAATTTTGCTTGAAGGTGCTGGAGAAAAAGAAATCTCTAATTCTGAAATTGAGAAATTATTAAGAGAAAAAATTGTTAATGGACTTTCTAAAAGTGAAGCAGTGAAGAAAGTTTCTAAAAAATTTAACATTAAAAAGAATCGTGTTTATCAGGTTTCTTTGAGGATATGA
- a CDS encoding aminotransferase class I/II-fold pyridoxal phosphate-dependent enzyme, whose protein sequence is MPLERLDKVLKIAVEELITKGTAKGKEMVITGIKPPEGEKGPRYYIEGEGDKEFLKMNSNAYLGMPLRKEVIEAEEKASKEYGAGPGAVRFISGTYKPHIELEKKLAKFHNREAAMIFSSAYSTVMGILSPLITKETIVISDALNHNCIINAIRLSRPKIKEIYKHLDVVDLETKVKNNIRNGKRVIIVTDGIFSMRGDNAPLDKISNIAKKYDAKFEESIITIVDDSHGVGALGKTGRGTEEYTNAKGIDIIVATLGKALGVNGGYVVTSSTIINYLRETAPFYIYSNPITVSEACAAMKALEILDSERGLELLEYLRKLTKRFEKGLVDLGYEIIESDHPIVPLMVRDTQKTSDLVKYLTENGILATGLNFPVVPKGDEEIRFQISADHTEYDIDYAIGVLRKYKETH, encoded by the coding sequence ATGCCATTAGAAAGATTAGATAAGGTGTTAAAAATTGCAGTGGAAGAGCTAATAACCAAAGGCACTGCAAAAGGTAAAGAAATGGTAATAACTGGTATTAAACCACCAGAAGGCGAAAAAGGACCTCGCTACTATATTGAAGGCGAAGGAGATAAAGAATTTCTTAAGATGAATTCTAATGCTTATCTTGGTATGCCACTAAGAAAAGAAGTGATTGAAGCGGAAGAAAAAGCCTCAAAAGAATACGGAGCAGGTCCAGGAGCTGTCCGATTTATTAGCGGTACTTATAAACCGCATATTGAATTAGAAAAGAAATTAGCTAAATTCCATAATAGAGAAGCGGCAATGATATTTAGCTCTGCTTACTCTACTGTTATGGGGATATTATCACCACTGATAACCAAGGAAACTATTGTAATAAGTGATGCACTAAATCACAATTGTATAATCAATGCTATCCGTCTTTCCAGACCCAAAATAAAAGAGATCTACAAGCATCTGGATGTGGTTGACCTTGAAACCAAAGTGAAAAACAATATCCGCAACGGAAAACGAGTTATTATTGTTACTGATGGAATTTTCAGTATGAGAGGGGACAATGCTCCGCTGGATAAAATTTCAAATATTGCAAAGAAATATGATGCAAAATTTGAAGAAAGTATAATTACTATTGTTGACGATTCCCACGGTGTTGGGGCTTTGGGTAAAACTGGCAGAGGAACAGAAGAATATACAAATGCTAAAGGTATAGACATTATTGTTGCCACACTCGGAAAGGCTCTCGGAGTAAATGGAGGTTATGTTGTGACATCTTCCACTATTATCAACTATCTGCGAGAGACGGCTCCTTTCTATATCTATTCAAATCCAATTACAGTTTCAGAAGCCTGCGCCGCAATGAAAGCACTGGAAATCCTTGATAGCGAAAGAGGACTTGAACTTCTTGAATACCTACGAAAACTAACGAAACGCTTTGAAAAAGGACTGGTAGACCTGGGTTATGAAATTATAGAAAGTGACCATCCAATCGTGCCTCTAATGGTTAGAGATACACAAAAAACATCCGATCTTGTTAAATATCTGACTGAAAATGGAATATTAGCAACCGGTTTGAACTTTCCAGTTGTTCCCAAAGGTGATGAGGAAATAAGATTCCAGATTTCTGCTGACCATACTGAATATGATATTGATTATGCCATTGGAGTATTGAGAAAGTATAAAGAAACACATTAA